A single genomic interval of Lentimicrobium saccharophilum harbors:
- the purL gene encoding phosphoribosylformylglycinamidine synthase, whose product MPHQKIKKMIRFFKGNAIYAVGCEKELTLNDIQKLSWLFSGAAYIEARSISGFFIGPRREMVTPWSTNAVEITQNMGISGIFRIEEYVEVQGADAPYDAMLQVLNHNLDQDIFTVLHEPDPVKEIEDIAAYNLQEGLALSQDEIEYLNELSRKIGRPLTDSEVFGFSQVNSEHCRHKIFNGTFVLDGREMPETLFSMIRKTSGTNPNYIVSAYKDNVAFIKGPSIRQFAPVNPDRPDFFRVKEIDSVISLKAETHNFPTTVEPFNGAATGSGGEIRDRMAGGKGSMPIAGTAVYMTSYPRNCELHGWKTVVKPRKWLYQTPEELLIKASNGASDFGNKFGQPLICGSLLTFEHQEGAMTYGYDKVIMLAGGVGYARKSDSLKEDPAPGDKVIVLGGDNYRIGMGGGAVSSVATGQFSNAIELNAVQRSNPEMQKRVYNAIRAMAEMDENPVVSIHDHGAGGHLNSLSELVEVTGGRIEIDKLPVGDPTLSDREIIGNESQERMGLIMHQPDVDLLQKVAVRERAPIFVVGETTGDQQLVFINSKTGNKPIDLHLADMFGKPPRTIMEDSSLAQVHAPLKYKAAGLKGYVEQVLQLEGVACKDWLINKVDRSVTGRVAVQQTAGPVQLPLNNCGVVALDYHGEKGIVTSIGHAPAAGLIDAAAGSVLAVAESLTNLVWAPLEHGLKGVSLSANWMWPCRNPGEDVRLYEAVKAASDFAIALGINIPTGKDSLSMTQKYPDGEKVLSPGTVIISAVAEVSDIRKVVKPVLVPEFTSSVIYLDFSADRLKTGGSALAQVLNTLGDEAPTVADTGIFIRAFEAVQALIRKDIVLAGHDISSGGLVTALLEMLFAQPGIGLDIDLDGFGESDIIKLLFSENPGVVMQVNDIDYASVLLKEAGLKFHILGKPSFRRNLVLRFHKGIVEMEVDQLRKLWFKTSYLLDRQQSGEDHARERYRNFDKQPLSGEFGDDFTGALSQYNIDINRTSPSGIRAAIIREKGVNGDREMAWSLYLAGFDVKDVHMTDLISGRETLDDVNMIVFVGGFSNSDVLGSAKGWAGAFIYNERAKAALDNFYARPDTLSLGVCNGCQLMVELGLIYPEHDHKPAMLHNASGKFESAFLNVDIPENSSVMLGSMAGKRLGIWIAHGEGRFNLPLDEHQYQIPMKYSYNAYPGNPNGSDLAAAAIASQDGRHLAMMPHLERSVYPWNWAWYPSGRSGDEVSPWIEPFVNAREWIRRRIG is encoded by the coding sequence TTGCCACATCAAAAAATCAAGAAAATGATCAGGTTTTTTAAGGGGAATGCCATTTATGCCGTTGGTTGCGAAAAGGAGCTCACATTAAACGATATACAGAAACTGAGTTGGCTGTTCAGTGGCGCAGCATATATTGAAGCCCGGTCGATATCGGGCTTTTTTATTGGGCCGCGGCGCGAAATGGTAACTCCATGGAGTACAAATGCCGTAGAGATTACCCAGAACATGGGAATTTCAGGCATCTTCAGGATTGAAGAATATGTTGAAGTGCAGGGGGCCGATGCACCTTACGATGCCATGCTGCAGGTATTGAACCATAACCTTGATCAGGATATTTTTACAGTCCTGCATGAGCCTGATCCGGTGAAAGAAATTGAAGATATCGCTGCTTACAACCTTCAGGAAGGCCTCGCCCTTTCGCAGGATGAAATTGAATACCTCAATGAGCTGAGCCGTAAAATCGGCAGACCATTGACTGACAGTGAAGTATTTGGCTTCTCCCAGGTTAATTCGGAGCATTGCCGGCATAAAATTTTCAACGGTACTTTTGTGCTGGATGGCAGGGAAATGCCGGAGACCCTTTTCTCGATGATACGCAAAACCTCCGGCACGAATCCCAATTACATCGTATCAGCGTACAAGGATAATGTAGCATTTATAAAGGGGCCGTCTATCAGGCAGTTTGCACCTGTTAATCCTGACCGGCCCGATTTTTTCAGGGTTAAAGAGATTGATTCTGTTATTTCGCTGAAAGCGGAGACCCATAATTTTCCGACAACAGTTGAGCCATTCAACGGGGCGGCAACCGGCAGCGGGGGAGAGATCCGCGACAGAATGGCCGGGGGGAAAGGTTCCATGCCTATTGCCGGCACCGCGGTATACATGACCTCTTATCCTAGAAATTGTGAATTACATGGTTGGAAAACGGTTGTAAAACCCCGGAAATGGCTTTATCAGACTCCTGAAGAGTTGCTGATCAAGGCATCGAATGGGGCCAGTGATTTTGGCAATAAATTCGGACAACCACTGATCTGCGGGAGCCTGTTGACTTTCGAGCATCAGGAAGGTGCCATGACCTATGGTTATGATAAAGTAATTATGCTTGCAGGCGGGGTGGGTTATGCCCGGAAATCTGACAGCCTGAAAGAGGATCCGGCACCAGGAGATAAAGTAATCGTGCTGGGTGGAGATAATTACCGTATCGGGATGGGTGGAGGAGCTGTGTCATCGGTAGCCACCGGCCAGTTCAGCAATGCCATTGAACTGAATGCCGTGCAACGGTCGAATCCCGAGATGCAGAAACGGGTGTATAATGCCATCAGGGCAATGGCTGAGATGGATGAGAATCCGGTTGTCTCAATACATGATCATGGTGCCGGCGGACACCTGAACTCACTATCCGAGTTGGTTGAAGTCACCGGAGGGAGAATTGAAATTGATAAATTGCCGGTAGGTGATCCTACACTTTCGGACCGGGAGATTATCGGAAACGAATCGCAGGAGCGTATGGGACTGATCATGCATCAGCCGGATGTTGATCTGCTTCAGAAGGTGGCCGTAAGGGAAAGGGCCCCCATTTTCGTGGTCGGAGAAACAACAGGTGATCAGCAGCTTGTATTTATAAACAGCAAAACGGGAAACAAGCCCATTGATCTGCACCTGGCCGATATGTTCGGCAAGCCACCGCGCACCATTATGGAAGATTCATCCCTGGCACAGGTTCATGCTCCGCTGAAGTACAAGGCAGCCGGACTAAAAGGCTATGTGGAGCAGGTTTTACAGTTGGAAGGGGTTGCATGTAAAGACTGGCTTATCAATAAAGTTGACCGTTCAGTGACCGGCCGTGTGGCAGTTCAGCAAACTGCAGGCCCGGTTCAGTTACCGCTGAATAATTGCGGGGTAGTTGCGCTTGACTATCATGGTGAAAAAGGAATTGTTACTTCCATAGGCCATGCTCCGGCTGCCGGTCTGATTGATGCGGCTGCGGGTTCGGTACTGGCTGTCGCGGAATCGCTAACCAACCTTGTGTGGGCGCCGCTGGAGCATGGTCTGAAGGGTGTTTCGCTGAGTGCAAACTGGATGTGGCCCTGCCGGAACCCGGGAGAGGATGTGCGGCTTTATGAGGCAGTGAAGGCAGCCAGCGATTTTGCCATTGCACTGGGTATTAATATTCCCACCGGAAAGGATTCCCTTTCGATGACCCAGAAATATCCGGATGGGGAGAAAGTGCTTTCGCCGGGAACAGTAATTATCTCGGCAGTAGCTGAGGTAAGTGATATCCGGAAGGTTGTGAAACCTGTGCTGGTGCCTGAATTTACTTCTTCGGTGATTTATCTCGATTTTTCAGCCGACCGGCTAAAAACAGGAGGCAGTGCACTGGCACAGGTGCTGAACACCCTTGGTGATGAAGCCCCGACAGTGGCAGATACCGGTATTTTCATCCGGGCATTTGAAGCTGTTCAGGCGCTGATCCGGAAAGATATTGTCCTGGCGGGACATGATATTTCTTCAGGTGGTTTGGTAACAGCGTTGCTTGAAATGCTTTTTGCCCAGCCGGGCATCGGGCTGGATATTGACCTTGACGGATTCGGCGAAAGTGATATCATCAAACTGCTTTTCAGCGAAAACCCCGGTGTTGTTATGCAGGTAAACGACATAGATTACGCATCGGTGCTTTTAAAGGAAGCAGGGCTTAAATTCCATATCCTTGGGAAACCGTCATTCCGGAGAAACCTGGTTCTTCGCTTCCACAAGGGCATTGTGGAGATGGAAGTCGATCAGTTGCGCAAACTCTGGTTTAAGACGTCGTACCTGCTCGACAGGCAGCAAAGTGGTGAAGATCATGCCCGCGAGCGTTACCGCAATTTCGATAAGCAACCGCTTTCCGGTGAATTTGGCGACGATTTTACAGGCGCTTTGTCGCAGTATAATATTGATATTAACCGGACTTCACCCTCCGGAATAAGGGCTGCCATTATCCGGGAGAAAGGGGTGAACGGTGATCGCGAAATGGCCTGGTCGCTTTACCTTGCCGGTTTTGACGTGAAGGATGTTCATATGACAGATCTGATCAGCGGGCGGGAAACCCTGGATGATGTGAATATGATCGTTTTTGTGGGAGGCTTCAGCAATTCTGATGTGCTGGGTTCAGCCAAAGGCTGGGCCGGGGCATTTATCTATAATGAACGTGCCAAAGCTGCGCTGGATAATTTCTATGCACGGCCAGACACCCTGAGTTTAGGGGTGTGTAACGGCTGTCAGCTGATGGTAGAACTGGGGCTGATTTATCCGGAGCATGATCACAAGCCTGCTATGCTTCACAATGCCTCAGGAAAGTTCGAATCTGCGTTTCTGAATGTTGATATTCCGGAAAACAGCTCGGTGATGCTGGGCAGTATGGCCGGGAAAAGGCTTGGTATATGGATTGCGCATGGTGAAGGACGTTTTAACCTGCCGCTTGATGAGCATCAGTATCAGATACCAATGAAATACAGCTATAATGCTTATCCCGGTAATCCAAACGGATCGGATCTTGCGGCAGCGGCCATCGCTTCACAGGACGGGCGCCACCTTGCCATGATGCCACATCTTGAACGTTCAGTCTATCCCTGGAACTGGGCCTGGTATCCTTCGGGAAGGTCAGGTGATGAAGTTTCTCCCTGGATTGAGCCCTTTGTAAATGCCAGGGAGTGGATCAGGCGCAGGATTGGTTGA
- a CDS encoding SDR family oxidoreductase — MGKIVFITGASSGIGRSCASRFAESGYDLVISGRRIEKLQSIASELAVRFKVVVIPLQLDVSRQEEINRSLASLPEEFRIPDILINNAGLALGLEPFHKGNIEQWDQMIDTNVKGLVYLSRALAPAMVSRGSGHIINIGSIAGREVYPNGNIYCATKAAVDSITKAMRIDLLPYGIKVSQIAPGAAETEFSTVRFSGDEILAQAVYEGFEPLRPEDIAEAVYYVASQPPHVNINDLLIMPAAQAAAGIIHRK, encoded by the coding sequence ATGGGTAAAATTGTATTTATTACCGGCGCCAGCAGTGGTATCGGCCGGTCATGTGCCAGCCGTTTTGCTGAATCAGGTTACGATCTGGTTATTTCGGGCCGGAGAATAGAGAAACTGCAGTCAATTGCATCGGAATTGGCTGTCAGGTTTAAAGTCGTGGTTATTCCCCTGCAGCTCGATGTAAGCCGACAGGAAGAAATAAACCGTTCACTAGCCTCTCTGCCCGAAGAATTCAGGATTCCGGATATTCTTATCAACAATGCCGGCCTGGCCCTTGGACTTGAACCTTTTCATAAAGGGAATATTGAACAATGGGATCAGATGATCGACACCAATGTCAAAGGTCTTGTATACCTCAGCAGGGCTCTGGCGCCTGCGATGGTCAGCCGGGGCAGCGGGCACATCATCAACATCGGATCAATAGCCGGGCGTGAGGTTTATCCTAACGGAAATATTTACTGTGCAACCAAAGCGGCTGTCGACAGCATTACAAAAGCCATGCGCATCGACCTGTTGCCATATGGTATTAAGGTGAGTCAGATCGCTCCCGGAGCTGCCGAAACGGAGTTTTCCACCGTTCGGTTCAGCGGTGATGAAATCCTTGCACAAGCAGTATACGAAGGATTCGAACCGCTTCGTCCCGAAGATATTGCCGAAGCCGTGTACTATGTTGCAAGTCAGCCGCCGCATGTAAATATTAACGATCTGCTCATTATGCCGGCAGCCCAGGCGGCGGCCGGAATAATTCACAGGAAATGA
- a CDS encoding AMP-dependent synthetase/ligase, which produces MTTITRIFDLLPNYVASYKPKDDALACKEDGVWKKYSIEQYIRMADDLTYGLLSLGVKKGDTIATITNNRPEWNFLDMAIMQAGAIHIPVYPTISPADYQYIFNHASIKFVFVSGDELSRKIKEVSANCPSVEEVFTFKHREGFRNLYDLVGIGQAGPMPEQVQAIKDSIQGDDLATIIYTSGTTGNPKGVMLSHTNIISNFIAVSYIPTFGEEGKALSFLPLCHVYERMLNYLYQYLGISVYYAESLATITDNIKEIHPDMMCCVPRLLEKIYDKIQASGRKLKGVKRMIFFWAVDLALHYDVQGNNNAWYMLRHRIADKLIYSKWREALGGNFKIIVSGGASIQPRLVKTFRAAGLPIYEGYGLTETSPVIAVTSTDSNGIKIGTVGPPLRGVEVMIAEDGEILARGPNIMLGYYKDPELTAQVIDQDGWFHTGDIGQFEPEGQLRITGRKKEIFKTSLGKYIAPELLENKIKESPFIDNIMVVGENQKFAAALVVPDFNHLRSWCRIKEIEYTTDEEMVALPRIRQRLLKVIDKYNTEFGSTEQIKKIDIMSSEWSTASGELTPTLKLRRSFIAKKYQTRIEKLFA; this is translated from the coding sequence ATGACGACCATCACCAGAATTTTCGATCTTTTACCGAATTATGTGGCTTCCTATAAGCCAAAGGATGATGCACTTGCCTGCAAGGAGGATGGAGTCTGGAAGAAGTATAGTATAGAACAATACATCCGCATGGCGGATGATCTGACCTATGGCTTACTTTCACTTGGTGTGAAAAAGGGCGATACCATCGCTACAATTACCAATAACAGGCCTGAATGGAATTTTCTGGATATGGCCATCATGCAGGCGGGAGCTATTCATATCCCGGTTTATCCTACGATCAGTCCTGCGGATTATCAGTATATTTTCAATCATGCCAGCATCAAATTCGTATTTGTTTCCGGTGATGAGCTGTCAAGAAAAATAAAGGAAGTGTCGGCTAACTGTCCTTCGGTTGAGGAGGTTTTTACCTTCAAACATCGGGAGGGTTTCCGGAATCTGTATGATCTGGTTGGAATTGGTCAGGCCGGCCCTATGCCGGAACAGGTTCAGGCTATCAAGGACAGCATTCAGGGAGACGATCTTGCAACGATTATTTACACTTCCGGCACTACCGGCAATCCCAAGGGAGTAATGCTTTCGCATACGAATATTATTTCCAATTTCATTGCTGTTTCTTATATCCCGACTTTTGGAGAGGAGGGCAAGGCACTGAGTTTTCTGCCATTGTGCCATGTTTATGAGCGAATGCTCAACTACCTTTACCAGTACCTTGGCATTTCGGTTTATTATGCCGAGAGTCTGGCAACGATTACCGATAATATCAAGGAGATTCATCCGGACATGATGTGTTGTGTACCCCGTTTACTTGAAAAAATTTATGATAAAATTCAGGCAAGCGGACGTAAACTGAAAGGGGTGAAACGGATGATCTTTTTCTGGGCGGTTGATCTTGCGCTTCATTACGATGTTCAGGGTAACAACAATGCCTGGTACATGTTAAGGCACCGTATTGCCGACAAACTGATATACAGCAAGTGGCGCGAAGCATTGGGCGGGAACTTCAAGATTATCGTGTCGGGAGGTGCATCCATTCAGCCGAGGCTTGTGAAAACATTCAGGGCCGCCGGTTTGCCGATCTATGAGGGTTACGGACTTACGGAAACCTCTCCTGTAATAGCGGTAACCAGCACCGACAGTAATGGAATCAAGATCGGTACGGTAGGGCCTCCGCTCAGGGGTGTAGAGGTTATGATAGCCGAAGACGGGGAAATTCTGGCCCGCGGGCCTAATATCATGCTGGGCTATTACAAAGATCCTGAACTCACCGCGCAGGTCATTGATCAGGATGGATGGTTTCATACAGGAGATATAGGTCAGTTTGAGCCGGAAGGACAACTGCGGATCACAGGCCGGAAAAAGGAAATTTTCAAGACCTCGCTTGGCAAGTATATTGCTCCGGAGCTGCTTGAAAACAAAATTAAAGAATCGCCGTTTATTGATAATATCATGGTAGTGGGTGAGAATCAGAAGTTTGCTGCCGCGTTGGTGGTTCCGGATTTTAACCACCTGAGATCATGGTGCAGGATTAAAGAAATTGAATACACTACGGACGAGGAAATGGTGGCATTGCCAAGGATAAGGCAAAGGCTGCTTAAGGTGATTGACAAGTACAATACGGAGTTTGGAAGCACGGAGCAAATCAAGAAAATTGACATTATGAGCAGCGAATGGTCAACGGCCAGTGGGGAACTCACCCCGACACTCAAACTCAGGCGCTCATTTATTGCAAAAAAGTATCAAACCAGGATAGAAAAACTATTTGCCTAA
- a CDS encoding AMP-dependent synthetase/ligase: MTKVSRLFDLLPHYSEVYQPKDDVIAGKEDGIWRKYSITEYRRIADAISYALLYSGIGKGDMVATIMPSRPEWNFIDMGIMQAGAVHVPIYPTISESDYKYILSHAGIKMLFISGKDIYRKIEHIIPEVQSLTAVYSVKEVNGLRLLDDFITMGLEHPAVEALSDIKKTIRPDDLATLIYTSGTTGNPKGVMLSHDNILSNVIAVSHIPPVGENGKAVSYLPLCHVYERMLNYMYQYLGISVYYAENVASIAENMREVKPDILSTVPRLLEKIYDKIIMNGRKLGGIKKIIFFWAVNLGLKYELYGANGWYYELKLKLANKLVFSKWRAALGNNMKVIVSGGAALQPRLSRVFWAAGIPVLEGYGLTETSPVIAVSDFSEQGISFGTVGRVLKGVEVMIANDGEILAKGRNIMMGYYKEDELTKSAIDPEGWFHTGDIGKIEPEGHLRITGRKKEIFKTSLGKYISPEQLENKFKESPFIDTLMVLGENQKFAAALIVPDFNHLKSWCAIKEVPYTTDAEMVNLPRIRKRFQVEIDKYNKFFGATEQVKRFELLDKEWTVDTGELTASLKLRRGYISEKYSERIQKIFDIEEA; encoded by the coding sequence ATGACAAAAGTTTCCCGTTTGTTCGATCTTTTGCCACACTATTCAGAAGTCTATCAGCCTAAGGATGATGTCATTGCCGGAAAGGAAGACGGAATCTGGCGGAAATATTCCATTACCGAGTACCGCCGCATTGCTGACGCCATCAGTTATGCCTTGCTTTACTCGGGAATCGGGAAAGGAGATATGGTGGCCACCATTATGCCCAGCAGACCGGAATGGAATTTTATTGATATGGGCATTATGCAGGCAGGTGCGGTGCATGTCCCGATTTATCCGACCATCAGTGAGTCAGATTATAAGTATATCCTGAGTCATGCCGGGATTAAGATGCTGTTTATTTCCGGGAAGGATATATACAGGAAGATTGAACATATTATTCCTGAAGTGCAGAGCCTGACTGCGGTATATTCGGTTAAAGAAGTTAACGGGTTGCGCCTGTTGGATGATTTTATAACTATGGGGCTTGAACATCCTGCGGTGGAGGCTTTGTCAGATATCAAAAAAACGATAAGGCCTGACGACCTGGCAACACTTATCTATACCTCCGGCACTACCGGAAATCCTAAAGGGGTAATGCTTTCGCATGACAATATTCTTAGCAATGTGATAGCAGTTTCTCACATACCTCCGGTAGGTGAAAATGGGAAAGCTGTAAGTTATCTGCCGCTCTGTCATGTGTATGAACGCATGCTTAACTATATGTACCAGTATCTGGGAATATCGGTTTATTATGCCGAGAATGTGGCTTCCATTGCCGAGAATATGCGCGAAGTGAAACCAGATATACTTTCTACCGTTCCCCGCCTGCTTGAGAAGATTTACGATAAAATCATCATGAATGGCAGGAAACTCGGCGGTATCAAAAAGATTATCTTTTTCTGGGCTGTGAACCTGGGTCTTAAATATGAACTCTACGGAGCCAATGGGTGGTATTATGAACTGAAGCTAAAACTGGCCAATAAGCTTGTTTTCAGCAAATGGAGGGCAGCCCTGGGTAACAACATGAAAGTCATAGTGTCAGGAGGTGCTGCCCTGCAACCAAGGCTTTCGAGGGTCTTCTGGGCTGCGGGCATTCCCGTACTGGAAGGTTATGGCCTTACGGAAACCTCTCCGGTTATTGCTGTAAGTGATTTCAGCGAACAGGGCATAAGTTTCGGAACCGTGGGGCGGGTGCTGAAAGGCGTGGAGGTGATGATTGCCAACGATGGTGAAATTCTGGCAAAAGGCCGGAATATCATGATGGGCTATTACAAAGAAGACGAACTTACAAAGTCGGCCATCGATCCGGAAGGTTGGTTTCATACCGGCGATATCGGGAAAATTGAACCTGAGGGTCACCTGAGGATAACCGGACGAAAGAAGGAAATTTTCAAGACCTCACTCGGGAAATACATCAGCCCCGAGCAACTGGAAAACAAGTTCAAGGAATCTCCCTTCATTGATACATTGATGGTGTTGGGAGAAAACCAGAAATTTGCAGCAGCACTGATCGTCCCTGATTTCAATCACCTTAAAAGCTGGTGTGCCATCAAGGAAGTGCCTTATACCACCGATGCGGAAATGGTTAATCTGCCCCGTATCAGGAAACGGTTTCAGGTTGAAATTGACAAGTACAATAAGTTTTTCGGGGCAACTGAGCAGGTTAAGCGCTTCGAACTCCTTGATAAGGAATGGACTGTTGATACCGGAGAACTTACAGCCTCGCTTAAACTGCGGCGCGGTTATATCTCGGAAAAATACAGTGAGCGGATTCAGAAGATTTTTGACATAGAAGAAGCGTAA